A genomic stretch from Cyprinus carpio isolate SPL01 chromosome A12, ASM1834038v1, whole genome shotgun sequence includes:
- the LOC109099482 gene encoding AMSH-like protease isoform X1, producing MDQCFSFSTLKKLAAEPDHTDVTLPAVERVRALSKMGYNIEINEDIAPRRYFRSGVEMERMAAVYLEEGSLENAFVLYNKFITLFVEKLPSHRDYQQCNVPEKQVIMKKLQEVAFPRKDQLKRLLHEKYSKEHSEYLKSQPQAMAVDMCSERLQKMSLLEEERQRVAQLRKMQIESEQFRYFEDQLQRQELASRRDEAVPKVPEQTDGSCLSQTPRNHVRLDPNRNKPAPPVPKPAATLAAIQNQRVEGLRRVLIPRDLTYRFLLLADGNTARGIETCGVLCGKLTHNEFVLTHVIVPKQSAGPDYCDMENVEELFSYQDHHNLLTLGWIHTHPTQTAFLSSVDLHTHSSYQLMLPEAIAIVCAPKHNDTGVFRLTSAGMGEVAGCRLKGFHPHSKDPPLFTICKHIVVKDSKTTVLDLR from the exons ATGGACCAGTGCTTCAGTTTCAGCACACTG AAGAAGTTAGCTGCTGAGCCAGATCACACTGACGTCACTCTGCCAGCGGTGGAACGCGTGCGGGCCCTCAGCAAAATGGGCTAtaacattgaaataaatgaagaCATCGCCCCAAGACGCTACTTCCGCTCTGGTGTTGAGATGGAACGTATGGCAGCAGTTTATCTAGAGGAGGGCAGTCTGGAGAATGCCTTTGTCCTCTACAACAAGTTCATCAC ATTATTTGTTGAGAAACTCCCCAGTCACAGGGACTATCAGCAGTGCAACGTCCCTGAGAAGCAAGTAATAATGAAG AAATTGCAGGAAGTGGCCTTTCCACGAAAGGACCAACTGAAGAGACTTCTCCATGAGAAATACAGCAAAGAACACAGTGAATATCTGAAGAGTCAG CCTCAAGCCATGGCTGTTGACATGTGTAGTGAACGGCTGCAGAAGATGTCTCTGTTGGAGGAGGAACGGCAACGTGTAGCACAGCTCAGGAAGATGCAAATCGAGTCTGAGCAGTTCCGCTACTTCGAGGACCAACTGCAGAGACAAGAGTTGGCCAGTCGCAGGGATGAGGCTGTCCCCAAAGTGCCTGAACAAACTGATGGGTCCTGCTTATCCCAGACCCCGAGAAACCATGTGCGCCTTGACCCCAATCGTAACAAACCAGCGCCCCCCGTCCCCAAACCGGCAGCCACCTTAGCAGCTATACAAA ATCAGCGTGTTGAAGGCCTGAGGCGGGTTTTAATCCCACGAGACCTGACTTACAGGTTCCTTCTGCTGGCTGACGGTAACACGGCGAGAGGAATTGAGACGTGTGGAGTTCTCTGTGGAAAACTG ACGCACAATGAGTTTGTGCTGACTCATGTGATCGTCCCTAAGCAGTCCGCCGGTCCTGACTACTGTGACATGGAGAATGTGGAAGAGCTGTTCAGTTACCAAGACCATCATAATCTTCTGACCCTGGGCTGGATCCAT ACACACCCGACACAGACAGCCTTCCTCTCCAGTGTggatctgcacacacacagctcttatCAGCTCATGCTACCGGAGGCCATCGCCATTGTTTGCGCACCGAAACACAATGA CACAGGAGTGTTCCGCCTCACCAGTGCTGGAATGGGAGAAGTGGCTGGATGCAGATTGAAAGGTTTTCACCCCCACTCTAAAGACCCTCCTCTGTTCACT atTTGCAAGCACATTGTGGTGAAGGACTCGAAAACGACAGTTCTGGACCTCAGGTga
- the LOC109099482 gene encoding AMSH-like protease isoform X2 translates to MDQCFSFSTLKKLAAEPDHTDVTLPAVERVRALSKMGYNIEINEDIAPRRYFRSGVEMERMAAVYLEEGSLENAFVLYNKFITLFVEKLPSHRDYQQCNVPEKQVIMKKLQEVAFPRKDQLKRLLHEKYSKEHSEYLKSQPQAMAVDMCSERLQKMSLLEEERQRVAQLRKMQIESEQFRYFEDQLQRQELASRRDEAVPKVPEQTDGSCLSQTPRNHVRLDPNRNKPAPPVPKPAATLAAIQNQRVEGLRRVLIPRDLTYRFLLLADGNTARGIETCGVLCGKLTHNEFVLTHVIVPKQSAGPDYCDMENVEELFSYQDHHNLLTLGWIHTHPTQTAFLSSVDLHTHSSYQLMLPEAIAIVCAPKHNESVPPHQCWNGRSGWMQIERFSPPL, encoded by the exons ATGGACCAGTGCTTCAGTTTCAGCACACTG AAGAAGTTAGCTGCTGAGCCAGATCACACTGACGTCACTCTGCCAGCGGTGGAACGCGTGCGGGCCCTCAGCAAAATGGGCTAtaacattgaaataaatgaagaCATCGCCCCAAGACGCTACTTCCGCTCTGGTGTTGAGATGGAACGTATGGCAGCAGTTTATCTAGAGGAGGGCAGTCTGGAGAATGCCTTTGTCCTCTACAACAAGTTCATCAC ATTATTTGTTGAGAAACTCCCCAGTCACAGGGACTATCAGCAGTGCAACGTCCCTGAGAAGCAAGTAATAATGAAG AAATTGCAGGAAGTGGCCTTTCCACGAAAGGACCAACTGAAGAGACTTCTCCATGAGAAATACAGCAAAGAACACAGTGAATATCTGAAGAGTCAG CCTCAAGCCATGGCTGTTGACATGTGTAGTGAACGGCTGCAGAAGATGTCTCTGTTGGAGGAGGAACGGCAACGTGTAGCACAGCTCAGGAAGATGCAAATCGAGTCTGAGCAGTTCCGCTACTTCGAGGACCAACTGCAGAGACAAGAGTTGGCCAGTCGCAGGGATGAGGCTGTCCCCAAAGTGCCTGAACAAACTGATGGGTCCTGCTTATCCCAGACCCCGAGAAACCATGTGCGCCTTGACCCCAATCGTAACAAACCAGCGCCCCCCGTCCCCAAACCGGCAGCCACCTTAGCAGCTATACAAA ATCAGCGTGTTGAAGGCCTGAGGCGGGTTTTAATCCCACGAGACCTGACTTACAGGTTCCTTCTGCTGGCTGACGGTAACACGGCGAGAGGAATTGAGACGTGTGGAGTTCTCTGTGGAAAACTG ACGCACAATGAGTTTGTGCTGACTCATGTGATCGTCCCTAAGCAGTCCGCCGGTCCTGACTACTGTGACATGGAGAATGTGGAAGAGCTGTTCAGTTACCAAGACCATCATAATCTTCTGACCCTGGGCTGGATCCAT ACACACCCGACACAGACAGCCTTCCTCTCCAGTGTggatctgcacacacacagctcttatCAGCTCATGCTACCGGAGGCCATCGCCATTGTTTGCGCACCGAAACACAATGA GAGTGTTCCGCCTCACCAGTGCTGGAATGGGAGAAGTGGCTGGATGCAGATTGAAAGGTTTTCACCCCCACTCTAA